From Microcystis aeruginosa NIES-2549, a single genomic window includes:
- a CDS encoding TlyA family RNA methyltransferase, giving the protein MPKQRLDLLLVAKNLCDSRQQAQRLIRAGEVKVNHQIIDKPATEIDPEAAIEVKQKLPYLSRGGEKLAKALELFAIDVSDRICLDGGISTGGFTDCLLQKGAKRVYGVDVGYGQVAWSLRQHERVILLERTNFRYLTPEKLYGSEKPADLAVMDLSFISLTKVLPTLWTLLNPPREAILLVKPQFEVGREKVGKKGVVRDYQDQAGAIFQVLQAAEVLGWFYRGLTWSPITGPAGNVEYLLWLSTETGPVSPSLAAIAEISQKAIEQF; this is encoded by the coding sequence TTGCCGAAACAAAGATTAGATTTATTATTAGTAGCCAAAAATCTCTGTGATTCCCGTCAACAGGCACAGCGATTAATTCGCGCTGGAGAGGTGAAAGTCAATCACCAAATCATCGATAAACCGGCCACAGAAATCGATCCAGAAGCGGCGATCGAGGTTAAGCAGAAACTGCCCTATTTGTCAAGGGGGGGCGAAAAATTAGCCAAGGCCTTAGAATTGTTTGCCATTGATGTCAGCGATCGCATTTGTTTAGATGGGGGCATTTCCACGGGGGGATTTACCGATTGTCTCTTGCAAAAAGGGGCAAAACGGGTTTATGGGGTCGATGTGGGTTATGGACAAGTAGCGTGGAGTTTACGGCAGCATGAACGGGTTATTTTACTAGAAAGAACTAATTTTCGCTATTTAACCCCAGAAAAGTTATACGGATCAGAAAAACCCGCCGATTTAGCGGTCATGGATCTGTCTTTTATTTCTCTGACCAAAGTGCTACCGACCCTGTGGACGCTATTAAATCCACCCCGAGAGGCGATTTTATTGGTCAAACCCCAATTCGAGGTGGGACGGGAAAAAGTCGGCAAAAAAGGGGTAGTTCGCGACTACCAAGACCAAGCAGGGGCAATTTTTCAGGTTTTACAGGCCGCCGAAGTCTTAGGATGGTTCTATCGGGGTTTAACTTGGTCTCCCATTACCGGACCTGCGGGTAATGTCGAGTATCTTCTCTGGTTGTCCACCGAGACTGGCCCAGTTAGTCCCAGTTTAGCCGCGATCGCAGAAATCAGTCAAAAAGCGATCGAACAGTTTTAA
- a CDS encoding DUF6671 family protein, translating to MFQEKMFQDRIAILGTMHGKERVIAPILAQEIGLKVIVPDNFDTDRFGTFTRDIKRIGTQIETARRKAQEAIALSGYDIGIASEGSFYPYPNLPLVSCNRELILLLDRVHNLEIIGQAIVTETNHAHQTVTNLAAALEFAEKIGFPSHGLVVMFDKNSLDSEEIFKGITDQKNLVKIVEDILDKNGKVHLETDMRAMHNPTRMKAIVAATANLVQKLNQLCPNCGCPGFDIIERKAGLPCGLCHFPTSLIKLELYGCQRCDYREEKLFPNGQKTADPMYCEYCNP from the coding sequence ATGTTTCAAGAAAAGATGTTTCAAGATCGGATAGCAATTTTAGGGACTATGCACGGAAAAGAGCGGGTAATTGCACCGATTTTAGCGCAAGAAATAGGCCTTAAGGTGATTGTACCCGATAATTTTGATACCGATCGCTTTGGCACTTTTACCCGGGATATTAAGCGCATCGGGACACAAATTGAAACCGCTCGCAGGAAGGCACAAGAAGCGATCGCGCTTTCGGGATACGATATCGGAATTGCTAGTGAGGGTAGTTTTTATCCCTATCCCAACTTGCCGCTAGTTTCCTGTAATCGTGAATTGATTTTATTGCTCGATCGAGTCCATAATCTAGAAATAATTGGTCAAGCAATAGTCACGGAAACTAATCACGCTCACCAAACTGTAACTAATCTAGCAGCTGCTTTAGAATTTGCCGAAAAAATCGGGTTTCCTAGTCATGGTTTAGTGGTGATGTTTGATAAAAATTCTCTCGACTCCGAGGAGATTTTTAAGGGAATTACTGACCAGAAAAATTTAGTTAAAATTGTTGAAGATATTCTTGACAAAAACGGCAAAGTACACCTAGAAACCGATATGCGCGCTATGCACAATCCCACGCGGATGAAAGCAATTGTTGCCGCGACAGCAAATCTTGTTCAAAAACTTAATCAATTATGTCCTAATTGTGGTTGTCCGGGGTTTGATATTATCGAAAGAAAAGCGGGTTTACCCTGTGGTTTATGTCACTTTCCCACCTCTTTAATTAAACTGGAACTATACGGTTGTCAAAGGTGTGATTATCGAGAGGAAAAACTCTTTCCCAACGGTCAAAAAACCGCCGATCCAATGTATTGTGAATATTGTAATCCCTAA
- a CDS encoding cyclic nucleotide-binding domain-containing protein, with the protein MLSPVETIKILENHPDRTFPAGEVIFADGTEGELMYGILSGEVEMYVKGQLIETLEKGDVFGAGALLHPDKLRESTAIAKTDCKLAYINQPQFLFAVQETPMFALEVLRSYSDRFRKLKKIFTSEA; encoded by the coding sequence ATGTTAAGTCCCGTAGAAACGATTAAAATTCTCGAAAATCATCCCGATCGCACTTTTCCAGCTGGTGAAGTTATTTTTGCCGATGGCACGGAGGGCGAGTTAATGTACGGTATTCTTAGTGGAGAAGTGGAGATGTATGTCAAGGGACAATTGATAGAAACTCTAGAAAAAGGGGATGTATTCGGAGCAGGAGCGCTCCTGCACCCAGATAAACTGCGAGAATCCACAGCTATCGCCAAAACTGATTGTAAATTAGCCTATATCAATCAACCGCAGTTTTTATTTGCCGTGCAGGAAACCCCCATGTTTGCGCTGGAAGTGTTAAGAAGTTATTCCGATCGCTTTCGCAAGTTAAAAAAAATCTTCACCAGTGAAGCATAG
- a CDS encoding S1 RNA-binding domain-containing protein, whose product MDDFAKALDQYDYQFEKGQIVRGRVDQHTSDGAYIDIGGKSSAFISLREISLENVTSIAEALPIGAEFDFLITRGQDAEGQVTLSLRQLLLQKAWENVREISESGKSVQLRVTGVNKGGVTGEVEGLKGFIPRSHLIEKNDLDSLIGQLLTATFIQIDQENNKLVLSQREIARANAISQLAVGKLLSGTVVKLQPYGVFVDCGGVTGLLHAKQVTGASFNSPMTFFKVGQAIQVVVAEIDEYKNRISLSTKILEAHPGEIIENFAEVMETAAERLQQAQEKTPAT is encoded by the coding sequence ATGGACGATTTTGCCAAAGCTCTTGATCAATACGATTATCAATTTGAAAAAGGGCAGATCGTGCGCGGGAGAGTAGATCAACACACCTCCGATGGAGCATACATCGATATTGGCGGCAAATCCTCCGCTTTTATTTCTTTAAGGGAAATTTCCCTGGAAAATGTCACTTCCATTGCTGAAGCTTTACCCATAGGTGCAGAATTCGATTTTCTGATTACCCGTGGACAGGATGCGGAAGGACAAGTTACCCTATCTCTGCGTCAATTATTACTGCAAAAAGCTTGGGAAAATGTCAGGGAAATCTCTGAAAGTGGCAAGTCGGTGCAGCTGCGCGTCACGGGGGTGAATAAGGGAGGAGTGACGGGGGAAGTGGAGGGATTAAAAGGATTTATCCCTCGCTCCCATTTAATCGAAAAAAATGATTTAGATTCCCTGATCGGACAACTTTTAACCGCAACTTTTATTCAAATCGATCAAGAAAATAATAAGTTAGTTTTGTCTCAGCGAGAAATTGCTCGCGCTAACGCTATCAGTCAATTAGCTGTGGGTAAATTATTAAGTGGCACTGTGGTTAAATTACAACCCTACGGTGTCTTTGTCGATTGCGGTGGAGTGACGGGATTACTCCATGCTAAACAGGTGACGGGAGCATCTTTTAATTCTCCCATGACTTTCTTTAAAGTTGGTCAGGCAATTCAAGTGGTAGTCGCGGAAATTGACGAATATAAAAATCGCATTTCCCTATCTACAAAAATCCTGGAAGCGCACCCCGGTGAAATTATCGAAAACTTTGCAGAAGTCATGGAAACAGCAGCAGAAAGATTACAACAAGCTCAGGAAAAAACCCCAGCAACTTAG
- the pgeF gene encoding peptidoglycan editing factor PgeF: MTNVAINVRLTETSLWQWQTWQGLPYLTCNLLEDWSHGFFTRHYYPQTPEAFTDALGANVPVYRVKQVHGDRLLNPQGITNPEIAEADGIITDASGQGIWVASADCTPVLIGDRSSGVGVAIHSGWRGTAKGIVVKAVKQLLNSGSCLDNLVLALGPAIAGEVYQVDGEVAAEVGLSLFPQETNPEQILANLFNLSPSPLFADEEKGKVRLDVRRVIYHQLQQLGIRDEQIAIAPFCTYQQEDHFFSYRREKAKKIQWSGIVSR, translated from the coding sequence GTGACCAATGTAGCGATCAATGTCCGATTAACCGAGACTTCTCTGTGGCAATGGCAAACATGGCAAGGATTGCCCTATCTTACCTGTAATCTCCTAGAGGATTGGTCCCACGGCTTTTTTACCCGTCATTATTACCCCCAAACCCCGGAAGCTTTTACGGACGCTTTAGGGGCAAATGTACCAGTTTATCGGGTCAAACAGGTACATGGCGATCGCCTATTAAATCCCCAAGGGATTACTAACCCAGAAATAGCCGAAGCGGATGGAATTATCACCGATGCTTCCGGTCAAGGGATTTGGGTAGCCAGTGCTGATTGTACGCCCGTACTAATAGGCGATCGCTCTAGCGGTGTTGGGGTGGCGATTCATTCTGGATGGAGAGGGACAGCTAAGGGAATAGTTGTCAAAGCAGTTAAGCAGTTATTAAACTCCGGTAGTTGTTTAGATAACTTAGTCTTGGCCCTGGGGCCAGCAATTGCCGGAGAAGTGTATCAAGTAGATGGAGAAGTTGCCGCAGAAGTGGGTTTAAGTTTATTTCCCCAAGAAACCAATCCCGAGCAAATTCTGGCGAATTTATTTAACCTCTCCCCTTCCCCCTTATTTGCTGACGAGGAAAAAGGAAAAGTGCGCTTAGACGTGCGACGGGTGATTTATCATCAACTACAACAGTTAGGAATTAGGGATGAACAAATCGCGATCGCTCCTTTTTGTACCTATCAACAAGAAGATCATTTTTTCTCCTATCGTCGGGAAAAAGCCAAAAAAATCCAATGGTCTGGCATAGTTAGTCGTTAA
- the fmt gene encoding methionyl-tRNA formyltransferase, which yields MRIVFFGTPTFAVPTLKKLLANPDIEIIAVVTQPDKRRGRGNQLTPSPVKQIAIEQQIPVLQPKSVKKNAKTLNFLRQSRADAFVVVAYGQILSPEILEMPRLGCINVHGSILPKYRGAAPVQWCIARGEKETGITTMLMDAGLDTGSMLLKAYSPIALFDNAEQVGATLGQMGADLLLETLSKLDRAEITPIPQNNDDATYAPLIQKSDYLIHWQDSGRTIHDRVRGFYPNALTTFRGQPLKVMATIPLDDLGQLPPELQTKDLSDLSGEVGSIVALWKNFGPVVQTGAGLLLLKEVQLSGKSPRSGGDLVNGSRLTIGEIFGQ from the coding sequence ATGCGTATTGTTTTTTTCGGAACCCCGACTTTTGCTGTTCCCACCCTAAAAAAATTATTAGCCAATCCCGATATAGAAATAATTGCCGTCGTTACCCAACCGGACAAGCGCCGGGGAAGGGGTAATCAATTAACCCCCTCACCGGTGAAACAAATAGCCATAGAACAGCAAATACCGGTTTTGCAGCCCAAAAGTGTGAAAAAAAACGCTAAAACCTTAAATTTTCTCAGACAATCGCGAGCGGATGCCTTTGTAGTCGTTGCCTACGGACAAATTCTCTCCCCAGAAATTCTAGAGATGCCGCGATTAGGCTGTATTAACGTTCATGGCTCAATTTTACCCAAATATCGGGGAGCAGCCCCCGTGCAGTGGTGCATCGCTAGGGGAGAAAAAGAAACCGGCATTACCACCATGTTAATGGATGCGGGCCTAGACACCGGATCGATGTTACTGAAAGCCTACAGCCCGATCGCTCTTTTTGACAATGCCGAACAGGTGGGAGCAACCCTAGGCCAAATGGGGGCGGATTTGCTCCTAGAAACCCTCTCTAAGCTCGATCGAGCAGAAATTACCCCAATTCCTCAAAATAACGACGATGCCACCTATGCCCCTTTAATTCAAAAATCTGACTATCTAATCCACTGGCAAGATTCGGGCCGGACAATTCACGATCGAGTCCGGGGTTTTTATCCGAATGCGCTAACCACTTTCCGGGGACAACCCCTAAAAGTGATGGCCACTATTCCCCTAGACGATCTCGGTCAACTTCCTCCAGAATTACAGACAAAAGACCTTTCTGATCTAAGCGGAGAAGTGGGATCGATCGTGGCGCTCTGGAAAAATTTCGGGCCAGTAGTGCAGACAGGAGCGGGTTTATTATTATTGAAAGAAGTGCAATTATCGGGAAAATCACCGCGTTCTGGTGGGGATTTGGTCAATGGTTCCCGTTTAACTATCGGTGAGATTTTCGGTCAATAG
- a CDS encoding ribbon-helix-helix domain-containing protein, protein MIQITLTPEQEQFLERQLKTGKYNTPQEVISKAFQLLEEQEDEIILPDYVKGRESAKALLKEKIRKYRKEREQNKDKPIDPERVRLSQELRNLFNKTQAIPGIQDITEEEIAAEIEAYRRGE, encoded by the coding sequence ATGATACAAATTACGTTAACCCCTGAACAGGAACAGTTTTTAGAAAGACAACTGAAAACTGGTAAATATAATACCCCTCAAGAGGTTATCTCTAAAGCGTTTCAGCTATTAGAAGAACAGGAGGATGAAATTATATTACCCGATTATGTTAAAGGGAGAGAATCCGCAAAAGCCTTATTAAAAGAAAAGATTAGGAAGTATCGAAAAGAACGGGAACAAAATAAGGACAAACCGATTGATCCTGAAAGAGTAAGGTTAAGTCAGGAATTAAGGAATTTATTTAATAAAACTCAAGCAATTCCGGGTATTCAAGATATTACAGAAGAAGAAATAGCCGCCGAAATTGAAGCTTATCGGAGAGGAGAATGA
- a CDS encoding putative toxin-antitoxin system toxin component, PIN family — protein MKVIVDTNILVSAVLKGRKPREIVQFISDHSDIDWIVSQEILTEYREVLNRRKLKLTDEVRQEWLDKIETIPKVIEVNVTVDFARDAKDAKFIALARVSEADFLITGDRDFEEMIELEQTVIISVSLFYDLFIGEGEYE, from the coding sequence ATGAAGGTTATTGTTGATACTAACATTCTTGTTTCTGCAGTTTTAAAAGGAAGAAAACCGAGAGAGATTGTTCAATTTATTAGTGACCATTCTGATATTGATTGGATAGTTTCTCAGGAAATTTTAACCGAATATCGAGAAGTTTTAAATAGACGGAAATTAAAGTTAACTGATGAAGTAAGACAGGAATGGCTTGATAAAATTGAAACGATTCCTAAAGTAATAGAAGTTAATGTTACTGTAGATTTTGCCAGAGATGCCAAAGATGCTAAGTTTATCGCTTTAGCAAGGGTTAGTGAGGCGGATTTTTTGATTACTGGTGATCGGGATTTTGAGGAGATGATAGAATTAGAACAAACGGTTATTATTTCGGTTTCTTTGTTTTATGATTTGTTTATAGGTGAGGGTGAATATGAGTGA
- a CDS encoding dienelactone hydrolase family protein: MTINTQTVTIPNKDIDIDAYLAIPDRVGIYPAIIVIQEIFGVNDHIRHITRRIAQEGYIAIAPAIYQRFAPGFETGYSMADIEIGRQYKEQTKAAELISDIQATIDYLYSLPQVQKTGVGTIGFCFGGHVVYLVSTLEDIKVTASFYGAGITTGTPGGGQATVKVTPQIKGTIYAFFGMLDASIPQKQVDEIEHALTRNQIPHRVFRYENADHGFFCDQRASYNAKAAKSAWDHVLELFSLLKS, from the coding sequence ATGACCATTAATACGCAAACTGTTACGATTCCTAACAAAGATATTGACATAGATGCCTATTTAGCCATTCCCGATCGAGTGGGAATTTATCCAGCAATTATCGTGATTCAGGAAATATTCGGCGTAAACGACCATATTCGCCATATCACCCGTAGAATTGCCCAAGAAGGCTATATAGCGATCGCTCCTGCCATTTATCAGCGATTCGCTCCTGGTTTTGAAACGGGGTACAGTATGGCAGATATCGAAATCGGTCGTCAGTACAAAGAACAAACCAAAGCAGCCGAATTAATCAGCGATATCCAGGCCACCATCGATTATCTTTATAGTTTGCCACAGGTGCAAAAAACCGGTGTCGGCACGATCGGTTTTTGTTTTGGTGGTCATGTGGTTTATCTTGTCTCCACTCTAGAGGATATCAAAGTTACTGCCTCTTTTTACGGTGCGGGAATCACCACGGGAACCCCAGGCGGTGGCCAAGCGACAGTGAAAGTGACTCCCCAAATCAAGGGGACAATCTACGCATTTTTCGGGATGTTAGATGCGAGTATTCCTCAAAAGCAAGTGGATGAGATAGAACACGCATTAACGCGTAATCAAATTCCTCATCGAGTTTTCCGCTATGAAAACGCCGACCATGGCTTTTTCTGCGACCAAAGAGCTAGTTATAATGCTAAGGCGGCCAAATCTGCCTGGGATCATGTGCTAGAGTTATTTAGTCTTCTTAAATCTTAA
- a CDS encoding R3H domain-containing nucleic acid-binding protein, translated as MPETLPSSRMPVTDDLNKLLAILPARIRGKIEEHPRQHQLIEVVMDLGRIPEARFPDGAIDLGDEPISKEEIQYSIARVGSFSGDNRAGIERTLHRISAIRNRDGEIIGLTCRIGRAVFGTITLINDLVETGKSLLLLGRPGVGKTTALREIARVLADDLNKRVVIIDTSNEIAGDGDIPHPAIGRARRMQVARPELQHQVMIEAVENHMPEVIVIDEIGTELEALAARTIAERGVQLVGTAHGNQLENLIKNPTLSDLVGGIQAVTLGDEEARRRGSQKTVLERKAPPTFEIAIEMLERQRWVIHEDVSTTIDQLLRGREAIAQIRWVDEEGKVQVAQEEPKPEKLTPLRGNYLPEMDKPKGWRADGRMTPVARFPVGPLNRENDFDRLLEQSWLQEEPETEKVRVPGPNGEDWPVYVYPYGVSRAPIEQVVQALDLPIVLTKNLQEADAVLALRSHVKNQSKLRQIAKVRQIPIHGIKSNTLPQISRGLKRILGIDDPMNQEGADLRLFARSGSDDEIEALEEARLAVEQIVIPTGQPVELLPRSAKVRKMQHELVEHYRLQSDSFGEEPNRRIRIYPA; from the coding sequence ATGCCAGAAACCCTACCCTCCTCTCGGATGCCAGTGACCGACGACTTAAACAAACTCTTGGCAATTCTACCCGCTCGGATTCGCGGCAAAATCGAGGAACACCCGCGGCAGCATCAACTAATCGAAGTAGTTATGGATTTGGGACGCATACCAGAAGCGCGTTTTCCCGATGGGGCGATCGATCTGGGAGACGAACCGATCTCAAAAGAAGAAATCCAGTATTCGATCGCCCGGGTGGGCAGTTTTAGCGGCGATAATCGCGCTGGGATTGAACGCACCCTGCACCGGATCAGTGCCATTCGCAATCGAGACGGGGAAATTATCGGTTTAACCTGTCGTATCGGTCGGGCTGTTTTCGGTACGATCACCCTAATTAACGACCTAGTGGAAACAGGAAAATCCCTGCTGCTGCTCGGTCGTCCGGGGGTGGGGAAAACCACCGCTCTCCGGGAAATAGCCCGAGTTTTAGCCGACGATCTCAATAAACGGGTAGTGATTATCGACACCTCCAACGAAATCGCCGGGGATGGAGATATTCCCCATCCGGCCATCGGTCGCGCTCGTCGGATGCAGGTGGCCCGTCCGGAATTGCAGCATCAAGTCATGATCGAAGCAGTGGAAAACCATATGCCGGAGGTGATCGTGATTGATGAGATCGGTACGGAATTAGAAGCTCTGGCCGCTCGCACGATCGCCGAACGCGGGGTGCAGTTAGTGGGAACCGCCCACGGCAATCAACTGGAAAATTTAATTAAAAACCCGACTTTATCGGATTTAGTCGGTGGAATTCAGGCAGTAACTCTCGGAGACGAAGAAGCACGCCGCCGGGGTTCCCAGAAGACCGTTTTAGAACGCAAAGCACCCCCCACCTTTGAGATTGCCATCGAAATGTTGGAACGTCAGCGCTGGGTCATCCACGAGGACGTATCTACTACTATCGACCAACTGCTGCGGGGACGGGAAGCAATTGCCCAAATCCGTTGGGTGGACGAGGAGGGAAAAGTACAGGTCGCTCAGGAAGAACCAAAACCGGAAAAGTTGACCCCTTTGCGCGGCAATTATCTCCCGGAAATGGATAAACCCAAGGGATGGCGGGCCGATGGTCGGATGACTCCCGTGGCCCGTTTCCCTGTGGGCCCTCTCAACCGGGAAAACGATTTCGATCGCCTCCTCGAACAATCTTGGCTGCAGGAAGAACCGGAAACGGAAAAAGTCCGCGTCCCCGGTCCTAATGGCGAAGATTGGCCGGTTTATGTCTATCCCTACGGGGTTAGTCGCGCTCCGATCGAACAGGTAGTACAGGCCCTAGATTTGCCGATCGTTTTGACCAAAAATTTACAGGAGGCCGACGCAGTGCTGGCCCTGCGTTCCCACGTTAAAAATCAGTCAAAATTGCGTCAAATTGCTAAAGTAAGACAAATTCCCATCCACGGCATCAAATCCAATACCCTGCCCCAAATTTCTCGGGGTTTAAAGCGGATTTTGGGCATTGATGACCCGATGAATCAGGAAGGTGCCGACCTGCGTTTATTTGCCCGCAGCGGCAGCGATGACGAGATCGAAGCTTTAGAGGAGGCCAGGTTAGCGGTGGAACAAATCGTTATTCCTACCGGTCAACCGGTGGAGTTACTGCCGCGATCGGCGAAAGTGCGGAAAATGCAGCACGAATTAGTGGAACATTACCGTCTCCAATCCGATAGCTTCGGAGAGGAACCGAATCGCCGTATTCGCATCTATCCAGCTTAG
- a CDS encoding Cof-type HAD-IIB family hydrolase produces the protein MDIRLIVVDVDGTIAGDNNQVNPAVVQAVSAVQKKGIRVAIGTGRMYRSALRFHKRLKSTLPIIAYNGAWIQDPVSQVHHRHTPISPDLAIDLLDYLEQPQWKEKISLNFYMDDVLYVRQLNAETEFYRQRSGIIAEAVGDLRKVAHKTTKILAMGEDKQFIAEIWQHLQQRYQNQDLYFTQSSPTFFEVTHVEATKGSATQFLAEDILGLQPKNVMAIGDNFNDVSMLTYAGVGVAMGNAPQAVKDQADWVAPSVDLNGVAAALAKFVLI, from the coding sequence GTGGATATTCGCTTAATCGTTGTCGATGTGGATGGAACGATCGCCGGTGATAACAATCAGGTTAATCCGGCTGTGGTGCAAGCGGTCTCGGCCGTCCAAAAAAAGGGAATTCGCGTCGCTATTGGCACTGGCAGGATGTACCGTTCGGCTTTACGCTTTCATAAACGCCTTAAATCCACTTTACCTATAATTGCTTACAATGGCGCTTGGATTCAAGATCCTGTTTCCCAAGTTCACCATCGACATACTCCCATTTCCCCCGACTTGGCGATCGATCTTTTAGATTATCTCGAACAACCCCAATGGAAAGAGAAAATCTCCCTTAATTTTTATATGGACGATGTGCTTTATGTGCGGCAATTAAACGCGGAAACGGAATTCTATCGGCAGCGATCGGGTATTATTGCCGAAGCAGTGGGAGATTTACGCAAAGTTGCCCACAAAACCACTAAAATCCTGGCCATGGGGGAAGATAAGCAATTTATCGCCGAGATTTGGCAGCATTTACAGCAACGTTATCAAAATCAAGATTTATACTTTACCCAATCGAGTCCGACTTTTTTTGAAGTTACCCACGTTGAGGCTACCAAGGGAAGCGCCACCCAATTTTTGGCCGAAGATATCCTAGGATTACAACCCAAAAACGTCATGGCGATCGGTGATAATTTTAATGATGTTTCTATGCTCACCTATGCGGGTGTCGGTGTCGCCATGGGTAATGCTCCCCAAGCTGTTAAGGATCAAGCCGATTGGGTTGCCCCCAGTGTAGACTTAAATGGGGTGGCTGCAGCCTTGGCAAAGTTTGTTTTGATTTGA
- the ldpA gene encoding circadian clock protein LdpA, with amino-acid sequence MLDKNPPPLQSLVAGHWFKLICGASYQDLPTIRNLALAYTIAGADCIDVAADRAVILAAREGMETAAKIAGFPANQRPWLMVSLNDGEDPHFRKAVFNPQLCPVDCPRPCEKICPAYAIDGGGVIEQRCYGCGRCLPVCPEQIIETRSRVCQPEEIIPLIIEMGVDAIEIHTQVGHGEEFARLWQAIAPLTKNLKILAISCQDDEYIIDYLHYLRETISPLSCPLIWQTDGRPMSGDIGKGTTHPAINMAKKVLSSNLAGFVQLAGGTNDHTVTKLQQLGLREKIAGIASGSYARSLILPILEHLDQPNLENDPQSYQEALKGASMVVAQLKA; translated from the coding sequence GTGCTAGATAAAAACCCCCCTCCCTTACAGTCCCTAGTGGCGGGTCACTGGTTCAAGCTCATCTGTGGAGCTAGTTACCAAGATTTGCCCACGATTCGCAACCTCGCCTTGGCCTATACTATCGCCGGGGCCGATTGTATTGATGTGGCTGCTGATCGAGCCGTGATCCTTGCGGCCCGCGAAGGCATGGAAACCGCCGCCAAAATCGCCGGATTCCCTGCCAATCAACGGCCTTGGTTAATGGTCAGTCTCAATGACGGTGAAGATCCCCACTTTCGCAAAGCTGTCTTTAACCCGCAACTCTGTCCGGTCGATTGTCCCCGTCCCTGCGAAAAAATCTGTCCCGCTTATGCTATTGATGGGGGGGGAGTGATTGAACAGCGCTGTTATGGTTGCGGTCGTTGCTTACCCGTTTGTCCCGAGCAGATAATCGAGACAAGATCCCGTGTCTGTCAACCTGAAGAAATTATCCCCTTAATTATCGAAATGGGAGTCGATGCGATCGAAATTCATACCCAAGTCGGTCATGGAGAGGAATTTGCTCGACTCTGGCAAGCGATCGCACCTTTAACTAAAAACCTAAAAATCCTGGCCATAAGTTGCCAAGATGATGAATATATCATTGATTACCTCCACTATCTGCGAGAAACCATTTCACCCCTAAGCTGTCCTCTGATTTGGCAGACGGACGGCCGACCGATGAGCGGCGATATCGGCAAAGGGACCACCCACCCGGCCATTAATATGGCCAAAAAAGTCCTTTCCAGCAATCTAGCCGGATTTGTGCAGTTAGCCGGGGGAACCAATGACCACACCGTGACCAAATTACAGCAACTGGGACTGAGAGAAAAAATCGCTGGTATTGCATCTGGAAGTTACGCCCGTTCATTGATTTTGCCAATTTTAGAGCATTTAGACCAGCCTAACCTTGAAAATGACCCCCAATCTTACCAAGAAGCCCTTAAAGGGGCTTCTATGGTGGTTGCTCAATTAAAAGCCTAG